GCGGTCTACCAGGAAACCCTGCGCTTCCTGCGCCGGGTAGACGAATACGAAAGCCGGGTCGGCCAGCTGCGCGGCCAGATCAACGGCCATGTGGACATCGGCGTGGTCGACACCATCGCCATGAATCCGCTGTGCCGGTTGCCGGCAGCACTGGCCGGATTCCGGCAGCGCTATCCGGAGGTGACGCTGACGCTGGAAGTGCTCGCCACCAGCGACATCGAGGCCGGACTGTTGCAGGGCCGGCTCCAGCTCGGCCTGTGCTCCAGCGACCAGGAGCGTCCCGGCCTGCTGTACCTGCCGTTGTTCCGCGAGCGCCAGCGCCTGTATGCCGCCCCCGGTCATCCGGTGTTCTGCCGCACCACGCCACCGTGCCAGCGCCAGGACCTGCTGCCCTATGCGCTGGCCGGACGCGGGCAGCCGGACATCACGCCGCTCGACGAAAACGACGGCTACCGCACGCCGGTACAGTCAGCCTCGATGGAAGGCACGGCGCTGCTGCTGCTGGCTGGCGAGCTGATCGGCTACCTGCCCGAGCACTTTGCCGCGCCGTGGGTGGCCAGCGGGGCACTGCGCTGCATCGACCTGCCGGAGCTCGACTACTACCCGGCCTTTACCCTGACCCGCCTGCGTTACGGGACGCCCGCACAGGCCACCCGGCTGCTGGAGGAGGCGATCCTGGCCGAACACGTGGCCGCAGCCAGCGATTGAGGCGGCAACCACCGTCGCTTTGACGGTGGCGAAGGCAGGGCGCGATGTTACAATCGTGGCAAGCGATTCATTTCCCAACAAAAAACCGGCGCACGGCGTCGGTTTTTGGCTTTTGCCCCTCATGAAAAAGCTCTATATCAAGACCTTCGGCTGCCAGATGAACGAGTACGACTCGGACAAGATGGCCGACGTGCTCGGCCTCGCCGAAGAAATCGTCAAGACCGACAGCCCGGACGACGCCGACATCATCCTGTTCAACACCTGTTCGGTGCGCGAAAAGGCGCAGGAAAAGGTGTTTTCCGATCTGGGACGGGTACGCCCGCTCAAGGAAGCCCGGCCCGACCTCATCATCGGTGTCGGCGGCTGCGTGGCCAGCCAGGAGGGCGACACCATCGTCAAGCGTGCGCCCTACGTGGACGTGGTCTTCGGCCCGCAAACCCTGCATCGCCTGCCGCAGCTGATCAGCCAGCGCCGTGAAAGCGGCGCGGCCCAGGTGGACATTTCCTTCCCGGAAATCGAAAAGTTCGACCACCTGCCGCCGGCCCGGGTCGAAGGCGCGGCTGCCTTTGTCTCGGTCATGGAAGGCTGTTCCAAATACTGCACCTTCTGCGTGGTGCCCTACACCCGCGGCGAGGAAGTCAGCCGCCCGCTCGACGACGTGCTGACCGAAGTGGCCGGCCTCGCCCAGCAGGGAGTGAAGGAAATCACCCTGCTGGGGCAGAACGTCAACGCCTACCGCGGCGCCATGGCCGACGGCGAGATTGCCGACTTTGCCTGCCTGCTCGAGTGCGTGCACGAAATCCCCGGCGTCGAGCGCATCCGCTTTACCACCAGTCACCCGCGCGAATTCACCCCGCGCATCATCGACTGCTATGCCCGCCTGCCCAAGCTGGTGTCGCACCTGCACCTGCCGGTGCAGTCCGGCGCCGACCGCGTGCTGGCGGCCATGAAGCGCGGCTACACGGCGCTGGAATACAAGTCGATCATCCGCAAGCTGCGCGCCATCCGGCCCGACCTGTGCCTGTCGTCGGATTTCATCGTCGGCTTCCCCGGCGAAACCGACGAGGATTTCGAAAAGACCCGCAAGCTGGTTGAAGAGCTGGAGTTCGACGCCAGTTTCGTCTTTATCTACAGCCCGCGCCCCGGCACGCCGGCCGCCGACCTGCCCGACGACACGCCGCACGAGGTCAAGGTGAAGCGTCTGCAGACACTGACCGAACTGCTGGACCGCAAGACGTTTGAAATCAACCAGTCGATGGTGGGAACGGTGCAGACCGTGCTGGTCGAAGGAATCTCGCGGCGGGACAGCAGCGAGCTGGCGGCGCGCAGCGCCAACAACCGCATCGTCAACTTCGTCGGCCAGCCGCGCCTGATCGGCCAGATGGTCGAAGTGGTCATCACCGAAGCCCTGCGCCACAGCGTGCGCGGCGAAATCCTCACCCTCGAAGACTGAGGCCGCAAGATACCGACATGTCCACTCCGATCGAAACCATCAGCTTTTCCCCGGTCGACAACGCCCGGCTCATGAACCTGTGCGGTGCACTGGACGACAACCTGCGCCAGATCGAAACCGCGCTGGACGTGGCCATCACCCGCCGCAACGAAAAGTTCAAGATCGCCGGCCGGCGTTCCCGCGAGGCGGCGCAGGTGCTGGAATCGTTCTACCTGCGCGCCACCCGGCCGCTGGATGTGGAAGACGTCCAGCTCGGTCTGGTCGAACTCAAGCGCGGCATGGAGCCGCTGGCGCAGGAAGGTGTTGATGGCGGCACGCCGGTGCTGATGACCCGCAAGGGCGACCTGTTTGGCCGCACACCGGGGCAGAACGTCTATATCAAGGCGATCCAGAACCACGATGTCACCTTCGGCATCGGCCCGGCCGGCACCGGCAAGACCTACCTGGCGGTGGCCAGTGCGGTGGATGCCATGGAGCGCGATGCGGTCAAGCGCATCGTGCTGGTGCGGCCGGCGGTGGAAGCGGGCGAAAAGCTCGGCTTCCTGCCCGGTGACCTGGCGCAGAAGGTCGATCCCTACCTGCGCCCGCTCTACGACGCGCTGTACGACCTGATGGGCTTTGACCGGGTGGCCAAGCTCTTCGAGAAAAACCTGATCGAAATCGCCCCGCTGGCCTACATGCGCGGGCGCACGCTCAACCACGCCTTCATCATTCTGGATGAGGCGCAGAACACCACGCCGGAACAGATGAAGATGTTCCTGACCCGCATCGGCTTCGGCTCGAAGGCGGTCATCACCGGCGACATCACCCAGATCGACCTCGCCCGCCACCAGAAAAGCGGGCTGGTCGAAGTCGAGCGTATCCTCAAGGGGGTGCGTGGCATCGCTTTCCACCATTTCGAAAGCTGCGACGTGGTGCGCCACCCGCTGGTGCAGAAGATCGTCGATGCCTACGACAGCTGGCAAAAGCAACACGAACCGAAAGCAGACGCATGAAACTTGCCAAGACCCGCTTCCGCCCGGCTCCGCGCGAGCTGGACCTGAACATTGATTATCGCGTGGCCGCCACCGGCCTGCCGCGGCCGTCCGATTTTGCCCGCTGGGTGAGCGCGGCCCTGCAAGGGCGCAGCCGCGCGGTGCAGATCGGCCTGCACGTGGTCGACAATGCCGAGGGGCAGCGCCTGAATGCCGAATACCGCGGCAAGGATGCCGCCACCAACGTACTGAGCTTCGCCCTCAACGAAGGCGACGAGGCCATCGCCGGCCTGCCGCTGATGGGCGACATCGTGCTGGCCGCCGAGGTGGTGGCACGCGAAGCGGCCGAGCAGGACAAGGATCTGCATGCCCATTATGCTCACCTCACCGTGCATGGCATGTTGCATCTGCAAGGCTACGATCATGAAACCGATGCCGAAGCCGAGACCATGGAAGCTCTTGAAACCGTCATCCTCGCTCGCTTAGGATACACAGACCCCTACGCCGTGGAGCATTGACCGCCTGCTATGGAAACGGACGATCCCAGTCATAAACCGTCCTGGCTTGAACGCCTGTCTACCCTGCTGCTGCGCGAACCCGAGGACCGGGAGGAACTGGTCGCGCTGCTGCACTCCGCCTTCGAGCGCAACCTCCTCGACGCCGAGGCGCTGGCCATGATCGAAGGCGTGCTGGAAGTCTCCGAGTTGGCCGTGCGCGACGTGATGGTGCCGCGCAGCCAGATGGACGTGGTCAGCGTCGACGACGCGGTCGAAACCTTCCTGCCCTATGTCATGGAAACCGCCCACTCGCGCTTTCCGGTGATCGGTGACAGCAAGGACGAAGTGCTCGGCATCCTGCTGGCCAAGGACCTGCTGTCGTACTTTGCCGACCGCGACGCCTTCGACCTGCGCGACAGCCTGCGCCCGGCCGTGTTCATCCCCGAATCCAAACGCCTGAACGTGCTGCTGCGCGAATTCCGCCAGACCCGCAACCACATGGCGATCGTGGTGGACGAATACGGCGGCGTGGCCGGCCTGATCACCATCGAGGACGTGCTGGAACAGATCGTCGGCGACATCGAGGACGAATACGACTTCGACGAAACCGAGTCGCACATCGTGCCGGGCAAGAACGGCCGCTGGCGCGTCAAGGCCATCACCGAACTCGACGACTTCAACGACTATTTCCACACCGGCTTTGCCGGCGACGGCATCGACACCGTCGGCGGACTGGTGGTGAACGAGCTCGGACACCTGCCCAAGCGCGGTGAAACCGTCGACCGGCAAGGCTGGCGCTTTACCGTGCTGCGTGCCGACAGCCGCCGGGTGCAGATGCTGCTGGTGGAAAAACTGCCCGAGCCGGTCCGGCCTGCGGCAGACGCCTGATACCCCGGCCTGGCCGGACATCATGACCGGACGGCAGGTGTTTCACCTGCCGTCACCTGTTTGTGTGGAAACCCGATCCGTGCGAATCCTGCTTGTTGCCCTGCTGGCCGGCCTGGCCTATCCGCTGACGCTGGCGCCTTATCACCTAGGCTGGCTGATGCCGGTGCTGCTGGCCGTACCGGTCCGCCTGTCCATCGGTGCCAGCCCGCGCCGCGCCTTTGCCGCAGGCTATGTCTGGGCGCTGGCCGGCTTTACCGCCAGCTTTTACTGGACCTACCTCAGCCTGCACGACATCGCCGGACTGCCCGCCCTGCTGGCCGCCCCGCTGACCCTGCTGCTGCCAGCCTGGCTGGCGCTGTTTCCGGCGCTGGCACTGGCGCTGGCCGCCCGCTGGGCCCGCCGCAGCGACCGGCCGACCGGCACCTGGCTGCTGGCATTTCCGCTCCTGATGACGCTGGCCGACTGGCTGCGCGGCTGGGTGATCACCGGGTTTCCGTGGGGAGCACTGGGCTATACCCAGGTGCCGGACGGTCCGCTGGCCGGCTACCTGCCGGTCACCGGCATCTTCGGCCTCAGCTGGATGGTGGCCCTGACTGCCGCCGTGCTGGCGTGGCTGTTCTGGCTGCGCCAGACCGACAATACCAGGCCGCAACGGCGGCCGATCGCCCTGACAGTGCTGCTGGTGGCCACCCTGTGGAGCGGCGGCGTCGCCCTCAAGCAACGGGAGTGGACGCATCCGGTCGGCAAACCGCTGACCGTGTCGCTGGCGCAGGGGGCAATTCCGCAGTCGCTCAAGTGGGACCCGGACGCTTTCGGCCTGACCCTGCGTGTATACGCCGAGCAGGTTGCCACCGCCCGCGGCCGCCTGATCATCCTGCCGGAAACCGCCTTTCCGCTGATGTACGACGAAATGCCGGCGCAGTACGTCAATGCCCTGCGGGACATGGCGGCCGCCAAGGGAGCCGAGCTGGTCACCGGCGCGCCCACCCGGCTGGCGGACGGCCGCTATTTCAACAGCGTGGTCAGCGTCACCGGACGCGAACAACGCTACAGCAAGGACCACCTGGTACCGTTCGGTGAATTCATCCCGCTGCCATGGCTGACCGGCTGGCTGTACCGTTTCATGGACATCCCGCTGTCGGGCTTCACCCCCGGCGGCACGCAGCAGACACCGCTGACGCTGGCCGGCGAACGGGTTGCCTTCAACGTCTGCTACGAAGACAGCTTTGGCGAAGAGCTGATCGGACCGGCCCGCGAGGCCACCCTCCTCGCCAACGTCAGCAACATGGCGTGGTTCGGCAACAGCAACGCGGCCTGGCAACACCTGCAACTGGCACAGACCCGGGCACTGGAAACCGGGCGCCCGATGGTGCGCGCCACCAATACCGGCCTGACTGCGGCCATCGACCACCGCGGCCAAGTGCTGGCCGAGATGCCGCAATTCACCCGTGGCGTGCTGGAGGTAACGGTACAGCCGCGCAGCGGCCTGACACCCTACATGCGCTGGGGCAACCTGCCGGTCGTGCTGGCGGCCCTGGCCGGACTGGCGCTGTGGTGGGGCTGGACGCGCCGGCAGGGCCGGAAAAACCGCTGACCAGACAGGGAACGGCTCCTGGCAAATGACGCTGCCAGATCTTGCCCGGGAGCGGACACGCTGCGCTCCTTGAGGCCAACGGCGGCAGGGTTGCCAGCCACGGGAAAGGGGCTGCTACGTCCAGCAGCACGGCATTGGCACCGGCAGCAAACCGTTCCTGAGCCTGCCCGTATGCGGGTACGGGGACCTGTACGAGAAGGAACCGCGGGAACCTGCTGACGCACGGTCCCGTACGCGGGCAACGGGGAGGCCGCCACCGCCACAAGAGCCTGCCATGCCCCCTTGGAATGCAAGCCCCGCACGGTGGCCCCGTTCAGGCGCCCTTGCTGCGGGCCGGCCGCAGCTCACAATCGGACGCCCGCTCCCTCACTCGGCCCCGTGGCGGTCGTCGAACGGCTTGTGCACCCCGCGCTGGAGATGCACGAACTTGCGTTCCAGCCAGTCGACCCCGACAAGGATGCCGAGGATGAAGAAGGTCAGCACGATGGCCGGGACCGACAGGTTGAGGCCGATCATCGCACCCAGTGCAGCCAGCACCCACACCGTCGCCGCCGACGTGGCACCGATCACGACGCCGTTTTGCGTCATCATCACGCCAGCGCCCAGAAAACCGATCCCGGTCACCAGTTGCCCCAGCACACGGGCCTGGTCTGCGGCCTGCGGGCTGATGGCGCAGCTCAGCTCCAGAAAACAGTAGCTGCCGAGGATGATCAGGGACGAGGTCCGGATGCCAATCGGCTTGCCGCGCAGCTGGCGCTCGATGCCGATCAGGAAACCGCACAGCAGGCAGGTCAGCAGGCGGCTCCAGGTCAAGGGTGCGATGTCAGGCATGGCCATGCTCTTTCAAGTTGGTTGCCGGTGGGTCGCATGGTCAGGGTGATGAGGGGCAGATGCCCGTCAGCCTGCACGACAGGACGATGAAAGCATCCTGCCGCAGCCAGCACAATCCCCGCGTGCCGGTATCGGCTCCGGCCACGCCGGCCAGACCCGGAGGACAATCCGGCGCCGGGCCCCGCCCTTGAGCCGGGCAATACCCTTCTTCCTCCGCGACCTGCCGGCTCCGGCCCGGTCCTCTGCGGACATGCGCCTTGGCCAGGCCGTGCAGCCATGCCCAACGGCATGGTCCGGCGGATGCTCTTCACACGCACCCGGCCCGGCAGGTCCGTACCAGACCCCGTCCGGATGACTCCGGCAATACCGCCCGGGGCCAGCGGCCCGGTGGCGGGCCCGTCACCCCGGTTTGCCCGACCTCTTCCGGCCCCGCGCGGCAACCCGCCGCTTGCACATGCTCCGCCCGACCGGCCGCTCCCGGCAAAAGCCCGCCCCCCTGGCTACAGTGCAGGCATGTCCCTCACCCGAAGCGCCCGCCATGGCCGACGATAACCTGCTTGCCACGCTGGATGCCCTGATCGGAGCCAACCAGGACCGTCGCGGCGCGCTGCTGCCCTTGCTGCACGCCATCCAGGCGCAGTTCGGCTACATCCCGGATGCGGCCGTGCCCCGGCTGGCGCAGGCCTTGCGCCAGTCCCGTGCCGACATAGACGGCGTCATCAGCTTTTACCGCGACTTCCGCCGCACGCCGCCCAGAGCGCACACGCTGCGCCTGTGCCGTGCCGAGTCCTGTCAGGCCATGGGCGCCGATACCCTGGCGCACCTGCTGGACCACGCCCTGGCTGCCGACGGCCCGGTGGCCTGCGAGCCGGTGTACTGCCTCGGTGCCTGTGCCTGTTCACCGGCACTGGAGCTGGACGGCCGGCTGCATGCCCGCGTTACGCCCGACAGGTTGCTGGAACTGCTGGCCCGGCTGGAGCAGCAGCCATGACGGCGCAGGTGCATGTTGCCTGCGACTCGGTCGCCTGTGCCGTCGGCGCCGATGCACTGGCCGAGACCCTGATCCAGGAAGCCGGCCGGCGCGGCATGCCGCTGGAGGTGGTCCGTACCAGCTGCCGCGGCCTGTACTGGCTGGAACCGCTGGTCGAAGTGGACACCGCGCAGGGGCGGGTGGCCTACGGCCCGGTGCCGGCCGGCGATGTCGCCGGCCTGTTCGATGCCGGTTTTCTCGATGGCGGCGCCCACCCGGCGCGGATCGGCGACCTGGAGCAGCATCCTTTCCTCGCCCGCCAGC
This genomic window from Laribacter hongkongensis DSM 14985 contains:
- a CDS encoding LysR family transcriptional regulator gives rise to the protein MDVRLNQFDLRLLQIFTVIVDCGGFSAAQVRLGMSQSTISGKMSDLETRLGVRLCQRGRSGFRLTPEGEAVYQETLRFLRRVDEYESRVGQLRGQINGHVDIGVVDTIAMNPLCRLPAALAGFRQRYPEVTLTLEVLATSDIEAGLLQGRLQLGLCSSDQERPGLLYLPLFRERQRLYAAPGHPVFCRTTPPCQRQDLLPYALAGRGQPDITPLDENDGYRTPVQSASMEGTALLLLAGELIGYLPEHFAAPWVASGALRCIDLPELDYYPAFTLTRLRYGTPAQATRLLEEAILAEHVAAASD
- the miaB gene encoding tRNA (N6-isopentenyl adenosine(37)-C2)-methylthiotransferase MiaB — translated: MKKLYIKTFGCQMNEYDSDKMADVLGLAEEIVKTDSPDDADIILFNTCSVREKAQEKVFSDLGRVRPLKEARPDLIIGVGGCVASQEGDTIVKRAPYVDVVFGPQTLHRLPQLISQRRESGAAQVDISFPEIEKFDHLPPARVEGAAAFVSVMEGCSKYCTFCVVPYTRGEEVSRPLDDVLTEVAGLAQQGVKEITLLGQNVNAYRGAMADGEIADFACLLECVHEIPGVERIRFTTSHPREFTPRIIDCYARLPKLVSHLHLPVQSGADRVLAAMKRGYTALEYKSIIRKLRAIRPDLCLSSDFIVGFPGETDEDFEKTRKLVEELEFDASFVFIYSPRPGTPAADLPDDTPHEVKVKRLQTLTELLDRKTFEINQSMVGTVQTVLVEGISRRDSSELAARSANNRIVNFVGQPRLIGQMVEVVITEALRHSVRGEILTLED
- a CDS encoding PhoH family protein, producing the protein MSTPIETISFSPVDNARLMNLCGALDDNLRQIETALDVAITRRNEKFKIAGRRSREAAQVLESFYLRATRPLDVEDVQLGLVELKRGMEPLAQEGVDGGTPVLMTRKGDLFGRTPGQNVYIKAIQNHDVTFGIGPAGTGKTYLAVASAVDAMERDAVKRIVLVRPAVEAGEKLGFLPGDLAQKVDPYLRPLYDALYDLMGFDRVAKLFEKNLIEIAPLAYMRGRTLNHAFIILDEAQNTTPEQMKMFLTRIGFGSKAVITGDITQIDLARHQKSGLVEVERILKGVRGIAFHHFESCDVVRHPLVQKIVDAYDSWQKQHEPKADA
- the ybeY gene encoding rRNA maturation RNase YbeY, translated to MKLAKTRFRPAPRELDLNIDYRVAATGLPRPSDFARWVSAALQGRSRAVQIGLHVVDNAEGQRLNAEYRGKDAATNVLSFALNEGDEAIAGLPLMGDIVLAAEVVAREAAEQDKDLHAHYAHLTVHGMLHLQGYDHETDAEAETMEALETVILARLGYTDPYAVEH
- a CDS encoding HlyC/CorC family transporter, whose translation is METDDPSHKPSWLERLSTLLLREPEDREELVALLHSAFERNLLDAEALAMIEGVLEVSELAVRDVMVPRSQMDVVSVDDAVETFLPYVMETAHSRFPVIGDSKDEVLGILLAKDLLSYFADRDAFDLRDSLRPAVFIPESKRLNVLLREFRQTRNHMAIVVDEYGGVAGLITIEDVLEQIVGDIEDEYDFDETESHIVPGKNGRWRVKAITELDDFNDYFHTGFAGDGIDTVGGLVVNELGHLPKRGETVDRQGWRFTVLRADSRRVQMLLVEKLPEPVRPAADA
- the lnt gene encoding apolipoprotein N-acyltransferase; this encodes MRILLVALLAGLAYPLTLAPYHLGWLMPVLLAVPVRLSIGASPRRAFAAGYVWALAGFTASFYWTYLSLHDIAGLPALLAAPLTLLLPAWLALFPALALALAARWARRSDRPTGTWLLAFPLLMTLADWLRGWVITGFPWGALGYTQVPDGPLAGYLPVTGIFGLSWMVALTAAVLAWLFWLRQTDNTRPQRRPIALTVLLVATLWSGGVALKQREWTHPVGKPLTVSLAQGAIPQSLKWDPDAFGLTLRVYAEQVATARGRLIILPETAFPLMYDEMPAQYVNALRDMAAAKGAELVTGAPTRLADGRYFNSVVSVTGREQRYSKDHLVPFGEFIPLPWLTGWLYRFMDIPLSGFTPGGTQQTPLTLAGERVAFNVCYEDSFGEELIGPAREATLLANVSNMAWFGNSNAAWQHLQLAQTRALETGRPMVRATNTGLTAAIDHRGQVLAEMPQFTRGVLEVTVQPRSGLTPYMRWGNLPVVLAALAGLALWWGWTRRQGRKNR
- a CDS encoding MgtC/SapB family protein, translating into MPDIAPLTWSRLLTCLLCGFLIGIERQLRGKPIGIRTSSLIILGSYCFLELSCAISPQAADQARVLGQLVTGIGFLGAGVMMTQNGVVIGATSAATVWVLAALGAMIGLNLSVPAIVLTFFILGILVGVDWLERKFVHLQRGVHKPFDDRHGAE
- a CDS encoding NAD(P)H-dependent oxidoreductase subunit E — its product is MADDNLLATLDALIGANQDRRGALLPLLHAIQAQFGYIPDAAVPRLAQALRQSRADIDGVISFYRDFRRTPPRAHTLRLCRAESCQAMGADTLAHLLDHALAADGPVACEPVYCLGACACSPALELDGRLHARVTPDRLLELLARLEQQP